One segment of Thermodesulfobacteriota bacterium DNA contains the following:
- a CDS encoding UbiX family flavin prenyltransferase yields the protein MRTIVGITGASGVVYGVDFLRKCPDDKFLVVSKWGKRVLQEELGLKVEEISPWVKKTFNDWDLAAPFSSGSNHFDSLVIIPCSVSTLGKIASGIADTLITRAAQVALKERRRLVIALRETPLSSIALENALKLSREGAIIMPISPPHYIDASTVNDLVEGFVNKVLKVIGIDDGSGWRQEDLE from the coding sequence CTTCGGGCGTAGTATATGGCGTAGATTTCCTGAGAAAGTGCCCTGACGACAAGTTTCTGGTAGTGAGCAAATGGGGAAAGAGGGTTCTCCAGGAAGAGCTGGGTTTAAAAGTTGAAGAGATTAGTCCCTGGGTAAAAAAGACTTTCAATGATTGGGACCTAGCCGCACCTTTTTCATCCGGAAGCAACCATTTCGATAGTCTGGTAATAATTCCCTGCTCGGTGTCGACTCTGGGCAAGATCGCCTCCGGAATCGCCGATACCTTGATAACCAGAGCGGCACAGGTTGCGCTCAAGGAGAGAAGAAGGCTGGTCATTGCGCTGAGGGAGACCCCGCTTAGCTCCATTGCGCTTGAAAATGCGCTTAAGCTTTCCAGAGAAGGTGCAATAATAATGCCGATAAGCCCTCCTCATTATATTGATGCAAGTACCGTAAATGACCTGGTGGAGGGTTTTGTGAATAAGGTTCTGAAGGTAATTGGAATTGACGATGGGAGCGGATGGCGGCAGGAGGATTTAGAATAG